The Methanoregula sp. UBA64 genome contains the following window.
TTTGGTTACCTCTTCGAGACTTGTCTGGATCTTCTGGTTGAGCGATTCCCGGGCGGACAGGATTGTGTCGAGTTCGTTCTGGCCAAGGACATCCCGGAGGGTGGTCTGTGCGATCAGTGCTGTTGCAGCCTCGTAATCCTCGACTTCCACGATGGCCCTGCCTGCATCTGTTACATGGTAATAGATGATGGCATCGACATCAACGCTGATGTTGTCCTGTGTTATGATAGTCTGTTTTGGGACATCGAGCTGACGGACCCGTAGATCCACTCTTGTGATCCTGTCAACAAACGGGACGATCGAGATGATGCCGGGCCCTTTTAGGCCAATCAGCCGTCCGAACCGGAAGACGACTCCACGTTCGTACTGGCGAAGTATTTTGATGGATAGTATACCTGTTACTGTTAAAAGCACCAGGACAATAAGCGAGATAATAATCTCTATAAGTGCCATTACAAGAATCTCCTCTTATTCGTGTACTTCATTGTTTGTAAAATGGATATTTTAAACAAATACATTAAGTTAATTATTACCCCCGGTAACTGTAAAATCTTCCGTTTTGGTGGCAGTCCCTGGTTGGTTCCCCTGTTATCCGGGACCTGCATAACACCGTTCTGCCCCGGAAACATTCAGAAAAAGAGACCTGAACTTTCTATTCAGCCAGGTACAAAACGCGGGCTGTAAATACCGTACCTGTTCCAGTACCTTTTGAAGTAGTCAACTGCTTTTTTTGATTACGATCCAGAACCCGGAATCGTCATTGATGATATGGTAATCCATAATCCCTGCCCGGTGTATTGAATCCTCGATCTCGCCGGGCCGATACTTTCGGAACCTGATCCGTGCCGGATGTGCCGCATCATCGACAATGCCCCGTTCCTTGCGGCTTGCAAGCACTTCATCGCGGATCCTGCTGCTCCCGTATCCTCCTCCAATATAGGCCATGCCATCCGGTTTGAGGACACGATTAATTTCTGAAAACGCCACAACCAGA
Protein-coding sequences here:
- a CDS encoding slipin family protein; the protein is MALIEIIISLIVLVLLTVTGILSIKILRQYERGVVFRFGRLIGLKGPGIISIVPFVDRITRVDLRVRQLDVPKQTIITQDNISVDVDAIIYYHVTDAGRAIVEVEDYEAATALIAQTTLRDVLGQNELDTILSARESLNQKIQTSLEEVTKSWGIQVDIVTIRDISLPENMLRAIARQAEAEREKRARIILADGEQQASERMCEAARLYEKTPIALKLREFQNLSEIAKERNLIVVTNSTENFGTTLGCIKGMNR